GCGTCGGTGCCGGCGTCAGCGTCCGCGTCGGCGACCGGTTCGGATCCGGATTCGGACTCGGCCGCATCGTCGGCAGCGGCGGCGGTGTCCGCCTCGCCGTCCTCGTCGACGTCGTAGGTGATGATCACGTCGCCCACGGGGACCATCTGGCCCTCCTCGGCGTGCAGTTCCTTCACCGTCCCGTTGTACGGGGACGGGACCTCCACGAGCGCCTTGTCGGTCTCGACTTCCGCGACCGGCTGGTCCTCGGTGACCGTGTCGCCGGGGGCGACCAGCCAGTTGACGAGTTCCCCTTCGGCGACGCCCTCGCCGACGTCGGGGAGCTTGAACTCCTTCTCGGCCATGGGTTAGAACTCCACGGCCTCCTTGATACCGTCGGCGACTCGCGCCGCGTTCGGGAGGTAGTAGTCCTCCAGCGCGTACAGCGGGTACGGCACGTCGTAGCCGGTGACGCGCTTGATCGGCGCCTCCTGATACAGCAGCGCCTCCTCCTGCAGCGTCGCGGTGATCTCGCCGGCGAGCCCGCCCGTCTTGGGCGCCTCGTGGACGACGCATGCGCGGCCGGTCTTCTTGAAGGACTCGACGATCGCCTCCCGGTCCATCGGCGAGACGGTGCGAAGGTCGACGACCTCGGCGTCGATACCCTCCTCGGCCAGCTCCTCGGCGGCCTCGAGGGTCGGGCGGCTCATCGCGCCGTAGGTGAACACGGACACGTCCGAGCCCTCCCGGCGGGTCTTCGCCTCACCGATCGGCACCTCGTAGTCGCCCTCGGGCACGTCGCCGCGGAAGGCGCGGTAGATGAGCTTCGGCTCCATGAACACGACCGGGTCGGGGTCGCGGATCGCCGAGATGAGCAGCCCCTTCGTGTCGTACGGCGTCGAGGGCATGACCACCTTCAGCCCGGCCTCGTGGGTGTAGAACGCCTCCTTGGACTCCGAGTGGTGCTCGGGCGCGCGGATGCCGCCGCCGTAGGGCATGCGCAGCACCATCGGGAGCGTGTAGCGGCTCCGCGAGCGGGTGCGCAGCCGGGCCATGTGGCTCACGATCTGGTCGAAGCCGGGGTAGGCGAACCCGGAGAACTGGATCTCGGGGATCGGCTTCAGGCCCATCGCGGCCATGCCGACGGCCGTGCCGATGATGCCCGACTCCGCCAGCGGGGTGTCGATGACGCGGTCCTCGCCGAACTCGTCGTACAGGCCCTCGGTGGCGCGGAAGACGCCGCCGTTCTTGCCGACGTCCTCGCCCATGACGAGCACGTCGTCGTCCAGTTCCATCTCGGTCGCGAGCGCGTCGCGGACCGACTGTACCAGCGTCAGGTTCTGCGTGGCTTCTTGCTCTTGCGTGCTCATGATCTCACTCCTCCACGAACGCGTCGTCGCCGTACTCCTCGCGCAGTCGCGCGAACTCCTCGGCCTGCCGTCGGATCTCCGGGGTCTGCTCGGCGAACACGTGCTCGAACATCGAGGACGGGTCCGGCCGCACCGTCGACTCCGCCGCGTCGATGGCGTCGGCCACCTCCTCGCGGACGGACTCCTCGACCGCGGCGACGCGGTCGTCGTCGAGGATCCCCTGGTTCCGGAGGAACCGCTCCAGCCGCGGGATCGGGTCCTTCGCCTTCCACTTCTCGACCTCCTCGTCCTCGCGGTAGACGCTCGGGTCGTCGGCGGTCGTGTGCGCGCCGAAGCGGTACTGGACGGCCTCGATCAGCGTCGGACGGCGCTCGCCCTCGCCCGGGTTCTTCGCCTTCTCCAGCGCCTCGGTCGTCGCCTTGTACACGGCCAGCGGGTCCATACCGTCGATCTGGACGCCCTCGAAGCCGTAGGCGACCGCCTTCTGCGCCAGGGTCTCGCTGGCGGTCTGGCGCTCGCGCGGGACCGAGATGGCCCACTGGTTGTTGTTGCAGAAGAACACGTTCGGCGTGTCGAACACGCCCGCGAAGTTCAACCCCTCGTGGAAGTCGCCCTCGCTGGTCGCGCCGTCGCCGAAGTAGCAGATGAACGCGCGGTCGGTGTCGCCGTCGTTCTTCAGCTTGTCCGCCCAGGCCATCCCCGTCGCGTGGGGGACCTGGCTCGCGATGGGGACCGCGGGCGTGAAGACGTTGGCGTCCTCGGGGATGAGGCTCCCGCGCTCGTCGCCCATCCAGTACAGCAGCGTCTGTTTCAGCGGCAGGCCGCGGACCAGCGCCGCCCCGTGTTCGCGGTAGGAGGGGATCATCCAGTCGTCCTCGGCCAGCGCCAACGCGGAGCCGACCTGCGCACCCTCCTGTCCCGACAGCGGCGGGTACGTCCCCATGCGCCCCTGCCGCTGGAGCGACACCGCCCGTTCGTCGAAGTGGCGGGCGAGTTTCATGTGGCGGTACATCGCGACAAACTCCTCCTCGGAGAGGTCCGGGACATCGCCGACGACGCCGCCCTCCTCGTCGAGGACCTGAACCATCCCGTCGCCGGGGTCGCGCTCGAGCGTGCTCACGGTACCCACCTTCGCATACCAGAAGGCTGTCCGTCCCGCCTGATAGTGTTTTCGTAAATAGTTTACTGTGGACAGAAATACTGCCAAGAATTGGCAGGGCGTCGAATCTCCCTCGAATGAACCGGATGTTCGTACGTATTTCTTCGTGTATCCCCGAGGTTGCTTTGTGAACGGCCGAAAAGGAGACGGAGTTCTTTACAATCGTTAATGCATGCTGTTCGCTAGCACGAGGCACGACATCGCACGCGTCGGACGTGAGAGCGGGGGTCGTGAACAGCCGGGGATCAGTCGGCCGCCTGTGCGGCCTCGCGCGCCTCCTCGATCGTCGCCCCGTCGCGGACGAGCGCCTCGACGAAGAACTCGCCCGCCTTGTACGACGAGCGGACCATCGGTCCGGAGGCGCAGTACAGGAACCCGAGTTCCTCCTCGGCGACGCGCGCCCAGGTGTCGAACGCGTCCGGGTGGACGTACTCGAACACGTCGAGGTGCGAGCGCGACGGCTGGAGGTACTGCCCGAGCGTGACGATGTCGACGCCGGCGTTCCGGAGGTCCCGCAGCGTGCGGTACACCTCGTGGTCGTACTCGCCGAGCCCGAGCATGACGCTGGTTTTCGTGTGGATCCCGGACTCGCGGTGCACGCGTTCGAGCACGTCGAGGGTCTGCTCGTAGTTCGCGCGGCGGTCGCGGACGGGCCACTGGAGGCGCTCGACGGTCTCGATGTTGTGGGCGATCACGTCCGGGCCGGCGTCGATGATCCGATCGACCGCGTCGGGGTCGCCGCCGAAGTCGGGGATGAGCACCTCCACGAGGATCGAGGGGTCCCGGCGTTTGATCGCGCGGATCGTCTCCGCGAAGTGGCGCGAGCCGCCGTCGGCGAGGTCGTCGCGGTCGACGGAGGTGAGCACCACGTAGTCCAGCCCGATCTCCGCGACCGCGTCCGCGACGTTGGCGGGCTCGTCCGGGTCCAGCGGCTCCATCCCGCCGGTCTCCACGTCGCAGAAGTTGCACCCGCGCGAGCAGCGGTCGCCCATCAGCATGAACGTGGCCGTCCCCGGCCCGTCGCCGGGGCCGCTTCCGCCCGACCAGCACTCCCCGAGGTTCGGGCAGTTCGCCTCCTCACAGACGGTGTGGAGGTCGCGGTCGCGGAGGATGGACTTGATCTCGGTGAAGCGCCGCCCGGACGGCGGGCGCATCTTCAGCCAGTCCGGCTTCCGCCGCCGACTACTCATACCTCGTCCTTCGTCGCGGGGGGCAAAAGCGTGCGGTATACCCCCTCGAGTTGGTCCGCCCGCGACTCGGATCCGATGCGGTTCGAGCCGCCGGCGCGTGGATCCGACCGTCGATTCCACGCATCGAATGTGATAACAGATTGAACCGACAGGGATTTATTATATCGCTAAGAGTGTGGAACAGACCCGCGAATGTTCGACGTCTCGCCCGAGGAGATCACCGACGGGCGGCTGGGGAGAGCGCTCGCGTTCCTCTCGATCCCGATCGTCGCCCAGCAGCTCGCGGTCACCGCACAGAGCATCGTCGACGTGCTCTGGCTCGGTCGCCTCAGCGGCGAGGCGGTCGCCGCCGTCGGGCTCGTGGCGCCGCTGATCGGGCTGATGACGGCGGTCGTGAGCGGCGTCTTCACCGGCGAACACGTCCTCGTCTCACAGCGCGTCGGCGACGACGACGAGCGCGGGGCGAGCCGCGCGGTGTTCCACGCGCTCGTCGCCGGCGTCGCGGTGATGCTCGCGATGGTGGTCGTCGCGAACCTGTTCGGCGCCGAGTTGACCGCGCTGTTCGACCCCGGACCCGAGGTCGCCCGGATGGGCGCGATCTACCTCGGGACGATGGCGGTCGCGTACACCGTCTCGACCGTCAGCGACGTGTTCGAGTACGGCTTCATCGGCGCCGGTGACTCCCGGACCCCGCTCCTGGTCAACCTCCTGTCGATCGGGATCAGCATCGGCCTCGATCCGCTGCTCATCTTCGGATACGGGCCGATCCCGGGGTACGGGATCGCGGGCGCCGCCTACGCGACGGCGATCGGGTTCGGCGTCGGCGCCCTCGTCATGATCGCCGCCGCACGCTCGGGCCACCGAGGGTTCACCTTCCGCCTCGACGCCGTCGGCCTCGATCGCGGGGAGTTCCGCGAGCTCGTCTCCGTGGGCGCGCCGAAGGTCGGGCAGGGGATCGCCAGACAGGTCGCCCGGCTCGCGGTCGTCGCGATCGTGTCGCTGACGGGCGGCGCGGCGGCGCTCACGGCGTACACCATCGGCGCGCGGATCGCGACGGTCGTGTTCGTCCCCGCGGCGGCGATCGGGTCGGCGGGGACGACCCTCGTCGGGCAGAACCTCGGCGCCGACAAGCCCGCCCGGGCGACCCGGGCGACGTGGCTCGGCGTCGGCGCCGGCGCGGTGGGGCTCGGCGCGATCGGCGTCGTCCAGTACCTCCTGCCGGAGGCCGTCGCCACCCTGTTCGTCCCCGGGATCGCCGGCGAGGCGCTGACGCTGACGGTCGCGTACCTCCAGATCCTCGCGCTCGGCTACTGGGCGCTCGGGACGATCTGGACGGTCGAGGCCGGCTTCAACGGCGCCGGCCGAACGGACGTGAGCATGTACTCGACGATGCTCCAGTACTGGGCCGTCCGGGTGCCCGTCGCCGCCGTCGGCGCGTTCGTCCTCGGCTGGGGGGCGCTCGGGCCCTTCTGGGCGGTGACGGTCTCGAACGTCGTCGCCGCCGTCGGACTGGTGGGGTACTTCCGCTACTCGACCGCCGGAGGGCTCCACGAGCGGGCCGCCGAGGGCGCCGGCAGCGACGGCGACGCCGGGGTCGCGGCCGACGACTGACCCGTCCGGACGAGCGAATCGGGCCGGACCCAAGATCGAACTGTCCGCCGGTCAGAACCGGTCGTCGTCGCCGGGGGCGATACCCTCGGCGTCCTCGGCTGGCGGCTCGATCCCGACCTCCTCGGGGTCGACGTCGAACTCCCGGCGGAGGTCCTGTATGCGGTCGCGGATGTCCGCCGCCAGCTCGAACTCCAGGTTGCTCGCGGCCTCCTCCATGCGATCCTCCAGCGCCTGGATCCGTGCCTGCGCCTCCTCCTCGTCGGCGACCTCGTCGCCGGCGACGCCCGAGGTGTCGGTCTTCGACCCGGGAAGGTTCGTCTCGCCGATCTCCTTCTCGATGGTCCGGGGCTCGTAGCCGTGCTCCTCGTTGAACTCCCGCTGGATCTCGCGGCGGCGGTTCGTCTCCTCGATGGCCGCCTCCATCGCGCTCGTCGTCTCGTCGGCATAGAGGATCACCTCGCCCTCGACGTTGCGGGCCGCGCGACCCATCGTCTGCACGAGGGTGGTCTCCGAGCGGAGGAAGCCCTCCTGGTCGGCGTCGAGGATCGCGACGAGGGAGACCTCGGGGATGTCCAGCCCCTCCCGGAGGAGGTTGATGCCGACGAGCACGTCGATCTCGCCGAGCCGCAGGGAGCGAATGATCTCGTGGCGTTCGAGGGTGTCGGTCTCGTCGTGCATGTACGCCACTTCGACGCCCGCCTCCTCCAGGTACTCCGTGAGGTCCTCGGCCATCCGCTTCGTGAGGGTCGTGACGAGGGTGCGCTCGCCGCGCTCGATGCGCTCGTCGATGCGGTCCATCAGGTCGTCGACCTGTCCCTCGGCGGGCTCGACGGTCACCTCGGGGTCGACGAGATGGGTGGGGCGGACGATCTGCTCGACGACCTGCTCGGAGCGCTCGCGCTCGTAGTCGCTCGGGGTGGCCGAGACGTACAGCCGGCGGTCGGTCTTCTCCTCGAACTCCTCGAAGGTGAGCGGGCGGTTGTCGTACGCCGTCGGCAGGCGGAAGCCGTTGCCGACCAGCGAGTCCTTGCGCGACTTGTCGCCCTCGTACTGCCCCTTGATCTGGGGGAGCGTCTGGTGGGACTCGTCGATCACCGTGAGGAAGTCGTCGGGGAAGTAATCGAGCAGGGTGTAGGGCGCGTCGCCGGACTCCCGGTCCGAGAGGTGAACCGAGTAGTTCTCGATGCCCGAGCAGTAGCCCGTCTCCTGGAGCATCTCGATGTCGAAGGTGGTGCGCTCCTCGATGCGCTGGGCGGCGACGAGGTCGCCCTGGCGCTCGAAGTGCGAGACGCGCTGTTCCATCAGCTCCTCGATCTCGGAGACTGCCCGGTCGATCTGCTCCTCGGGCAGCGAGTAGTGCTCCGCCGGGTGGACGAGCGCCGCCGGCTCCTCGCTGACGACCTCGCCGTTGACCACGTCGACCTTGCGCATGCGGTCGATCTCGTCGCCCCACAGCTCCACGCGGACGGCGTGGCGGCCGTACATCGGGAACACCTCGACGGTGTCCCCGCGCACGCGGAACGTCCCCTGGTGGAAGTCCACGTCGTTGCGCTCGTAGTTCAGGTCGACCAGCCGCTTGAGCAGCTCGTCGCGTCCGATCTCCTGGCCGACCTCCAGTTCCAGCGCCATCCCGCGGTAGTTCGCGGGGTCGCCGAGCCCGTAGATGGCCGAGACGGAGGCGACGACGATCACGTCGTCCCGCGTGAGCAGCGACCGCGTCGCGGAATGCCTGAGGCGGTCGATCTCGTCGTTGATGGACATCTCCTTGTCGATGTAGGTGTCCGTCTGCTCGACGTACGCCTCGGGCTGGTAGTAGTTGTAGTAGGAGACGAAGTACTCGACGGCGTTGTCGGGGAAGAGGTTCCGGAACTCCTCGTACAGCTGCGCCGCGAGGGTCTTGTTGTGGGCGATGACGAGCGTCGGGGTGTCGAGCTCCTCGACGACCCACGAGACGGTGTTCGTCTTCCCGGAACCGGTGACGCCCAGCAGCGTCTGCTCGGTCATCCCGGACTCGAAACCGTCGACGAGTTGGCGGATCGCGTCGGGCTGGTCGCCCGCGGGGTCGAACGGGGCGTCGACGCGCAGCGGCTTCTCCGCCTCGGGACGGTCCGGCGAGAGGGGTCCCTCGGTTTCGCTCATTGGAGTGGGTGTGGGGCGGGACGCACTTGACGAGCGCGGTCGAGTGAGTGAGCGACCGAAGGGAGCGAACGAACGAGACCGCGGACAACGGCGGCGCGCTTGCGGGCGCGCCGCCCACAGAGAGCGCGATCGCCGCGACTCACTGGACCGCCGACCGCGTCGGCGACAGCGGCGACGTTCGCGACCGCCGAAACGCATACCACCCGAAGCCGAGAAGGACCGAACATGACACGCACGCTCCTCGTGGAGGCGGCAGAACACGCCGAACGCGCGGCCGACGCCGCCGACGGCGAGGCGGCCGACCGGTTCGACCGGGTCGCCGACGACCTCCGGGCGGTCGCCGACGAGAGTCGGTCCGGTCCCGACCACGGCTGGATGGCGAAGCGCATCAACACGATCCGTGAGGCCGCGAGCGACGCGAACGACGACGTGCGGGGCCACGCCGAGGCCGCAGTCGAGTCTATCAGCGAGTACCGCGAGGACGTGCCGGGCGTCTGAGGCGACGGCCGGTGCCGTCGAGCACCGTTCAGCAGACATCCAAGCGAACTGCTCAGCAGACGTTCTTCGGCTTGACGCCCATCGACTCCAGCGTCGTCACGTAGTCGTCGTAGGCGACCTCGACGATCCGGTCGGCGGCGTCGCGGGCGGCGCTCCAGTCCTCGTCGTCGTCGCACACCTCCGCGAGCACGTCGAGCGCGTCGTCGAGGCGCTCGGCCAGGTCGTCGCGGATACCGCGGAAGTCGTTCGAAGAGGCCGGGTCCGCGTCGCCGACGAAGAAGCCGACCGTCTGCTCGGCGCGGGTGTGGGCGACCACGAGCCGGCCGTACAGCCCGCCGACGCGCTCGACGGTGTCCGTCAGGTCGGCGAGCACGTCGTACTCCGGGTACTCGTGGGGGTCGTCGGTCTCGGGGTCGAAGTCGGGGTCGGCCACGTCGCGGTGTTCGCGCGCGTCCTCGGCGGCGTCGCCGAACAGCGCCGCGGCGTCGCCGTTGGCCTCGTCGGCGCTCCACGACTCGAAGATCCGCCCCGCGAGGGCGAACTCGGCGGCGACGGCGGTGCGGACGGCATCGGCGTCCATCTCGCCGCCGGTCAGCGCGTACAGCGATTTCGAGGACCCGAGCCGCGAGAGCGGCGTCTCGTTGTCGTCCCGGAACTCCGCTGAGAAGGCGTCTGCGTCCATGCCCCGACGTACGCCGGTGTGCCGCTTGAAACCCTCGCCGCCGGCAGCGCTGGCGCGGGCGTGAGAGTCGGCCGGACAACGGGTCGACCGGGCGGTGGCAGTTGGAACGCGCCGATCGCACGCCCGAAGCGGACAGCGGCCCCGGCGACACCCTTACTAGCCGCCCGGGAGAGTCGCGGATGTGTCACGTCCCTCCGACGAGCCGCGGTCCGTCTCGACCGCGCTCACGGCGGCCGGGCGGCTCCTCCGCGACCGCCCCGCCGCGGTCCTCCCGGCGTACCTCCTCTCGATCGGCCTCGCCGCCGCCGCCCGCGTCCCGGTGACGGTCGGCCTCGGCGTCGCCGTGGCGTCGCTAGCGGCGACCGGTCGACTCGAACCGCTCGTGCGTGCGGCCGTCGAGCTACAGGAGGCCGCTCGCGCCGCCGGCGACCCCGGCGGCGGGATCGGGCCCGGAGACGGTCCGGAATCCGGTTCCGGGGAGATCCCGGCCGGCGCCGCCGAGGCGCTGGCCGACGCCGCCGCGAACGCCGCGACGCCGACGGTCGTCGCCGCCCTCGGGATCGGCGTCGTCGTCGCGGTCGTGGTCGGCCTGCTCGCGCGGGCGCTGGGATCGGCGGTGTCGTACGGGACCGTCTGGGCCGGGCTCGACGGCCGCGACCCGCTCGTGTCCGGCGTCCGAACCGCCGGGCGCTGGCGGACGTTCCTCGGGCTCGCGCTCGTCCGCGCGGTCGTCGGCCTCGTCGCAGTCGGCGGCCCGCTGTTCGTCGGGGTGAACCTCGCGCTCCGGCCCGCAGTGATCGGCGGCGACGCCGCCGCTGGCGTTGTCGCGGTCCTCCTGACCGTCGGACTCGTCGGCCTCGGCGTCCTGGTCCTCCTCCTCGCGTACTTCCTGCTGGCGTTCGCGGAGTCGGCCGCCGTCGTCGACGGCCGCGGGGCCGTCGGGTCGATCCGGGCGAGCCTCGGGTTCGTTCGCGACCACCCGGCCCACGCCGTCGGGTTCGCGCTCGTCGCCGTCGGCGGCTACGTCGCGGCCGCGGTCGCCGTCGGCGTCGCCAACGCCGCGGGGGCGGGCAGTCTCGGCGGGATCGTGTTGCCGCTCTTCGTCGTCCCGCTGCTCGACGCCGGCGCGACCGCGCTGTACGCCGGATGCGACCGCCCTGAACCGGTCGAGCGTCCGGGGTTCCGCACGCGCGTTCGCCGCGCGCTCGGGCACGGCTGGAGCGAGATGACGGGGTTCGTCGCCGGCCATCCGGTCGCGGTGCTGGCCGCGCTCGCGACGCTGGCGGGCGGGGTCGCCGCTGGGTACGCCACGACCGCCCCGTACGGGGTGACGGCGTCGGGCCCGGAGGACGTGGCGGGCGTGTTCGGCGCGGTCCCCGTCGGCCCGTTCGTCACCATCGCGGCGAACAACTGGCTCGTGAGCGTGGGGCTCGCGTACGGCGGCGTCGCCTTCGGCCTCCCGGCGGTGTCGGGACTGCTGTTCAACGGCGTCCTCGTCGGCGCGCTCGCGGGCGTGTTCGACCGGACGGCGTTCCTCGCGCTCGTGGCCCCCCACGGCGTGCTCGAGCTCCCGGTGATCGCCGTCGCCGGCGGGCTCGGACTCCACCTCGGCGGCGTCGGCTGGCGTGCGGTTCGCGGCCGCGCGGACGCCGAGGCGGTCGCGGCCGCGCTGGAACGGGCCGCGCACGTGCTGGTCGGGATCGGGATCCTGCTGGTCGTCGCGGCCGCCGTCGAGGCGTTCCTCACGCCGCGGGTCGCGGCCGCCGTGCTGGGCGGATAACGGTCGGCCACGTGGGGTCGAAGCGCCCGGATCCGCGATCTCGCGGGGTCGGTTCGGCGTCCGCCGGAGCCGTGATCGGTCGAAATCCTGGCGCAGAGACACATACGCACCTTTTTGGTAGCCGGTGTCCGAGCGCGCCCATGGGCGATCTGTCTCCCGGGGAAGCCCTCCTCGATCACGCACAGGACGAGATCGCCGTCGTCACCGCCGACGGGACGTTCACCTACGTGAACGCCGCCGTCGAGGCGATCCTGGGATTCGAGCCGGCGGACCTCGTCGGCGAGACCGTCTTCTCGTACGTCCACCCCGACGACGCGCCGAGGGTCCGACGGAAGTTCGATCGAACGGTCCGGTCGGACGCGTACGACGAGACCACCGTCACGTACAGACATCGAACCAGCGACGGGTCCTGGGTGTGGTTCGAGAGCCGGCTGTCGAACCTGACCGCCGACGCGTACGACGGATACGTCGTGAGCTCGCGCGACATCACCGAACGGGTGCTGGCCGAGGAGACGCGCGACGCGGCCGCCGCGCGGTTGCACACGATCGCCTCGGTGTCGGGCGACGTGCTCTGGCTGTTCGCCGGCGACTGGTCGGAGGCGCTGTTCGTGAACGGCGCCGTCGAGCAGATCTACGGGATCGCCCCGGAACGGCTGTATCGGGACTCGGTGGCGTTCCTCGACACGGTCCATCCGGACGACCTAGCCGGCGTGATCGACGGAATGGAGCGGCTCACGGACGGCGAATCCGTCGACATCGAGTACCGCGTCAACCCCGACGAGAACTTCACCCGGTGGGTGTGGGTGCAGGCGACTCCGATCGTCGAGGACGGCGTCGTCACCCGGATCGCGGGGTTCAGCCGCGACGTGACCGACAGACGCCGGCGCGAGCAGCACCTGGTGGTGATGGACAACCTCCTTCGGCACACCCTCCGCAACGACCTCAACGTGATCCTGGGGACGGCAGAACGGATCGCCACCGCGTTCCCGGAGGCTGCCACGCTGACCGAACAGATCCGAGCGACGGGGACGCGACTGCTCCAGAGCGCGGCCAAGGAACGACAGATCATCGAGCTCCTCGTCAACCGACGCTTCGGCGAACGGATCGCCGTCGGCGACGCCGTCGAGCGCGCCGTCGAACGGGCGCGAACGCGCCACCCGAACGGCGATATCGAGTACGTCGCTGGGCCGGACGACCGTTCGGCGGCGATCCCCTCGCCGATCACGGCCGCGGTGACCGAACTGATCGAGAACGGGGTCATCCATTGCGACGACCGGCGGCCGGCCGTCGACGTTCGCGTTCGGTCCGGCGGCGACGGGAGCGTCGCCATCGAGATCGTCGACGGCGCCGCCCCGCTTCCCGACGTCGAGGTGAACGTGCTGACCGGGTCCCACGAGTTCGGACGCGACCCCGTCCGTCACAGCGGCGGGCTGGGGGTCTGGCTCGTCTACTGGTGCGTCGAACTCGCGAACGGAGCCGTCGCCGTCGAGAACGCGGGATCCGACGGGAACCGGATCGAGATCACCGTCCCGACGGACGCGGACGAGTCGACCGTGAACCCGGGCGGGCCGACTGCGGATCCGAACGGGTCGAGCGCGAGTTCGAACGGGGGCGGCCCGAACGGGTGTGCGAACACCGGGCGTGCCGACCGCACGTCCGAGTGAGCGGTTCGTCTCCGGGGGAGATCGGGCGGGTTACTCGCCGCCGGGCTCGCTGCCCTTCACGATCGGGGCGCGAACGAGGTTGCCCCACTCCGTCCAGGAGCCGTCGTAGTTGACGGTCTGGTCGGCGCCGACGAGCTCGTGGAGCGCGAACCACGCGACCGACGAGCGCTCGCCGATGCGGCAGTAGGCGACGATCTCGTCGTCGCCCTCGGCGAGCACGTCGTCGTACAGCTCCTCCAGCTCCTCCTGGGTCTTGAACGTCCCGTCGTCGTTGGTGACGGAGGCCCACGAGATGTTGCGGGCGCCGGGGATGTGGCCGCCGCGCTGGGCGGTCTCCTGGAGTCCCGGCGGGGCGAGGATCTCGCCGCTGTACTCCTCGGGCGAGCGAACGTCGACGAGGGGAACGCCCGCGCCGATGGCGTCGTCCACGTCGTCGCGGTACGCGCGGATCGACTCGTCGGCCTCGTCGGCCTCGTAACTCGTCTCGGGGAACGACGGCACCTCGTCGGTGGTCGGGTAGTCGTGCTCCAGCCAGTACTCGCGGCCGCCGTCGAGCAGCTTCACGTCGTCGTGGCCGTAGTACTTGTACTGCCAGTAGGTGTAGGCGGCGAACCAGTTCGAGTTGTCGCCGTAGAGGACGACCGTGGAGTCGTCGCTGATGCCGTGTTCGGCGTTCAGCGCCTCGAAGTCCTCCTTCGTGAGCACGTCGCGCTGGGTCTGGTCCTGGAGGTCGGTCTCCCAGTTGAAGCCGATGGCGCCGGGGGCGTGCTCGGCGTCGTACGCCTCGGTGTCGACGTCCACCTCCACCAGTCGGTACGCCGGGTCGTCGGACTGGAACTCGTCGAGGTGGGACTCCACCCAGTCGGCGTCGACGAGTACGTCCTTCGCGTAATCTGACATTGCGAACGAGGGTACGCCTCCCCGCCGTATAATACCCGCATCCCCGGCAGAGGCGGCCATTCGTCGCTTGAACCGGAAATCTTTGCCGCCGTTTCCCGTCCTCCTGTCGGGACCGCCGTCGCCGGCGACCGACCGCGACCGCCGGCGGAACCGCGGCCCGTCGGAGGCCGCAATACTTTCCGGATTCTCTGACGCGCCGCGGGCGTCGCCGGCTCGACCGGGCTTTTACCGGCGCCGCGCGAACGGCCGGCATGAGCGACACCTTCGTCCCCGCGTCGTGGCTCGCCGACCGCCTCGACGACCCCGGCGTCCGCGTCGTCGACGTGCGCGACGCGTGGGAGTACGACGGCATCGGCCACGTACCGGGCGCCGTCTCGATCCCGTTCGACGAGTTCCGATCGAGTGCGGGAGATACGGGGATGCTCCCGGGCGCCGACCGCTGGGGGGACCTGCTCTCGAACGCCGGCGTCGCCCCCGGCGACGAGATCGTCGCCTACGACGACGAACACGGCGTGTTCGCCGCCAGGTTCCTCGTGACCGCGGAGCTGTACGGCCACGACCCCGAGCGCTTGCACGTGCTCGACGGCGACTACAGCTCGTGGAGCCGCGAACACGAGACCGCACGCGAGGC
This genomic stretch from Halobaculum roseum harbors:
- a CDS encoding DUF7553 family protein, with the translated sequence MTRTLLVEAAEHAERAADAADGEAADRFDRVADDLRAVADESRSGPDHGWMAKRINTIREAASDANDDVRGHAEAAVESISEYREDVPGV
- a CDS encoding transcription antitermination protein — translated: MDADAFSAEFRDDNETPLSRLGSSKSLYALTGGEMDADAVRTAVAAEFALAGRIFESWSADEANGDAAALFGDAAEDAREHRDVADPDFDPETDDPHEYPEYDVLADLTDTVERVGGLYGRLVVAHTRAEQTVGFFVGDADPASSNDFRGIRDDLAERLDDALDVLAEVCDDDEDWSAARDAADRIVEVAYDDYVTTLESMGVKPKNVC
- a CDS encoding stage II sporulation protein M gives rise to the protein MSRPSDEPRSVSTALTAAGRLLRDRPAAVLPAYLLSIGLAAAARVPVTVGLGVAVASLAATGRLEPLVRAAVELQEAARAAGDPGGGIGPGDGPESGSGEIPAGAAEALADAAANAATPTVVAALGIGVVVAVVVGLLARALGSAVSYGTVWAGLDGRDPLVSGVRTAGRWRTFLGLALVRAVVGLVAVGGPLFVGVNLALRPAVIGGDAAAGVVAVLLTVGLVGLGVLVLLLAYFLLAFAESAAVVDGRGAVGSIRASLGFVRDHPAHAVGFALVAVGGYVAAAVAVGVANAAGAGSLGGIVLPLFVVPLLDAGATALYAGCDRPEPVERPGFRTRVRRALGHGWSEMTGFVAGHPVAVLAALATLAGGVAAGYATTAPYGVTASGPEDVAGVFGAVPVGPFVTIAANNWLVSVGLAYGGVAFGLPAVSGLLFNGVLVGALAGVFDRTAFLALVAPHGVLELPVIAVAGGLGLHLGGVGWRAVRGRADAEAVAAALERAAHVLVGIGILLVVAAAVEAFLTPRVAAAVLGG
- a CDS encoding PAS domain-containing sensor histidine kinase — protein: MGDLSPGEALLDHAQDEIAVVTADGTFTYVNAAVEAILGFEPADLVGETVFSYVHPDDAPRVRRKFDRTVRSDAYDETTVTYRHRTSDGSWVWFESRLSNLTADAYDGYVVSSRDITERVLAEETRDAAAARLHTIASVSGDVLWLFAGDWSEALFVNGAVEQIYGIAPERLYRDSVAFLDTVHPDDLAGVIDGMERLTDGESVDIEYRVNPDENFTRWVWVQATPIVEDGVVTRIAGFSRDVTDRRRREQHLVVMDNLLRHTLRNDLNVILGTAERIATAFPEAATLTEQIRATGTRLLQSAAKERQIIELLVNRRFGERIAVGDAVERAVERARTRHPNGDIEYVAGPDDRSAAIPSPITAAVTELIENGVIHCDDRRPAVDVRVRSGGDGSVAIEIVDGAAPLPDVEVNVLTGSHEFGRDPVRHSGGLGVWLVYWCVELANGAVAVENAGSDGNRIEITVPTDADESTVNPGGPTADPNGSSASSNGGGPNGCANTGRADRTSE
- a CDS encoding sulfurtransferase; amino-acid sequence: MSDYAKDVLVDADWVESHLDEFQSDDPAYRLVEVDVDTEAYDAEHAPGAIGFNWETDLQDQTQRDVLTKEDFEALNAEHGISDDSTVVLYGDNSNWFAAYTYWQYKYYGHDDVKLLDGGREYWLEHDYPTTDEVPSFPETSYEADEADESIRAYRDDVDDAIGAGVPLVDVRSPEEYSGEILAPPGLQETAQRGGHIPGARNISWASVTNDDGTFKTQEELEELYDDVLAEGDDEIVAYCRIGERSSVAWFALHELVGADQTVNYDGSWTEWGNLVRAPIVKGSEPGGE